In Arachis stenosperma cultivar V10309 chromosome 1, arast.V10309.gnm1.PFL2, whole genome shotgun sequence, one DNA window encodes the following:
- the LOC130981533 gene encoding uncharacterized protein LOC130981533, whose amino-acid sequence MPSFDDRISKIETLLESICKDIQDNKVFKEEVRASMKNRGEAIKKLEFQVGYLSEKMPKPTDSFPSDTEKNPRGEAKKVRLEDCNMVTTNDKETEDKPSKLSEQPENTLVEKEKKDQQEPEISQQELLRLYAPFPQLLKGAMGKRMYSRFLESFASLNVNIPFIKVIQQMPPFIKYMKELLPRKSSLKGGQTIVMNKDCSTLIQTQLPAKRKDPGSFHVPCAIGETNFDRALCDLGASINLIPLSLVKRLQINEILPTDVVIRLADKTQKQAVGVVENVLLKVGKYFLPTDFVILDMEESQLHPIILGRPFLATARALIDVEKGELILRIHDEQLSFSIFELSLEKDEEDKETSKAHHEILKEEASTEAQPAHPEIHWVDGQGQQQVPQVKEKLEEPKPPEVCEDINKSSSKKVATRSKKTAP is encoded by the coding sequence ATGCCATCATTTGATGACAGAATCTCTAAGATTGAAACCTTACTTGAAAGCATATGCAAAGACATTCAAGACAATAAGGTGTTCAAAGAGGAGGTGAGAGCCAGTATGAAGAATCGGGGGGAAGCAATCAAGAAGCTGGAATTCCAAGTGGGATATTTGTCTGAGAAGATGCCCAAACCCACTGATAGCTTCCCAAGTGACACGGAGAAGAATCCGAGAGGGGAAGCAAAGAAGGTAAGATTGGAAGACTGCAATATGGTCACTACAAATGACAAGGAGACTGAAGACAAGCCAAGCAAGCTGTCAGAACAACCTGAAAATACTTTAgtagagaaggagaagaaagacCAACAAGAACCAGAAATCTCACAACAGGAGCTGCTGAGACTATATGCACCATTTCCTCAACTGCTAAAGGGTGCTATGGGAAAGAGAATGTACTCAAGGTTCTTAGAGTCATTTGCATCTTTGAATGTGAACATACCATTCATCAAGGTCATTCAGCAAATGCCACCATTCATCAAGTATATGAAGGAACTACTTCCCAGGAAGAGCTCACTCAAGGGGGGCCAGACCATAGTGATGAACAAGGATTGCAGCACCCTCATTCAAACACAATTGCCTGCAAAAAGaaaagacccagggagttttcatGTCCCTTGTGCTATAGGGGAAACAAATTTTGATAGAGCACTTTGCGatttgggagcaagcatcaacttaataccCCTATCCCTGGTAAAAAGGCTGCAGATCAATGAGATACTACCTACAGATGTAGTAATAAGGCTGGCTGACAAGACTCAAAAGCAAGCAGTAGGAGTGGTGGAAAATGTGTTGCTCAAAGTTGGAAAATACTTTCTCCCAACAGACTTTGTCATCCTGGACATGGAAGAGAGTCAACTGCACCCAATCATATTGGGGAGACCATTTCTAGCTACTGCTagagcattgatagatgtgGAGAAAGGAGAGCTAATATTAAGGATCCATGATGAACAACTGAGCTTCAGTATTTTCGAACTCTCACTGGAAAAAGATGAAGAGGACAAAGAAACGAGCAAAGCGCATCACGAGATACTAAAGGAAGAAGCAAGCACTGAAGCACAACCAGCTCATCCTGAGATTCACTGGGTTGATGGACAAGGCCAGCAGCAAGTGCCACAGGTCAAGGaaaaattggaggagcctaAGCCACCAGAAGTTTGTGAGGACATTAACAAAAGCTCATCAAAGAAGGTGGCCACCAGGAGTAAGAAAACAGCACCATGA
- the LOC130981545 gene encoding uncharacterized protein LOC130981545: protein MFKNFIENEIDSKSSAELRAKFFKNIEVKRENMSSSQQQHQPPPPLKRIKTLTNREREQKLRKTGVQPNDKQNFVEKPKIAKEKGQNLKKSKVQMEASMTHSQGSTCRQEKELPSKSTVVAHKITNEVDSRMTQDLKRKETTNKDDIEECGSLQERPTKKGKTRQFTSMPIDTFLQLNNEPDGEEQLDENEGDIIEEQDKDYINPTEAENIDNTLKETTVKKTRGPTQCLKIHARQMEDREEITLDNEGEAIGPTDEAVNNLSKFLGTVVRNSDFCPLIYTNWKGIKDKEAIWEYVQAKFIIATEGKRIVLACINDNWRRYKTTIKQNYFLPYKCVNEMLKNRPKSIPESHFRKLIAYWRTEKVKKMSAQNKKNRAQQKFSHRKGPINFARIRARLAASKENNEPPTQAEMFVETRQSTKGKSLDEDTLDVIAHLQAENKKSKESAIRAFQSIFGKEKAGRVRCHGRVTTPTLLKKNEEIATLKQQHAVEKASLEGKVDVMQKEVDELKSLVKMMLQQKSSGVDLEMLAAQLGSTLGNPNNDAHEEENYVEGEIELG from the exons ATGTTCAAAAACTTCATTGAAAATGAGATTGATTCAAAGTCAAGTGCTGAATTGCGTGCAAAGTTCTTCAAGAATATAGAAGTTAAGCGAGAAAATATGTCTTCTAGTCAGCAGCAAcatcaaccaccaccaccactaaaGAGGATAAAAACCCTTACTAATAGGGAAAGGGAGCAGAAGTTAAGAAAAACTGGTGTCCAACCAAATGATAAGCAGAATTTTGTAGAAAAGCcaaaaattgcaaaagaaaaaGGGCAGAATTTGAAGAAAAGTAAAGTACAGATGGAAGCAAGTATGACTCACTCACAAGGATCAACATGTAGACAAGAAAAAGAACTTCCTTCTAAATCTACCGTTGTGGCTCACAAGATTACTAACGAAGTAGATTCTAGAATGACTCAAGATTTGAAGAGAAAAGAGACCACAAATAAAGATGATATTGAAGAGTGTGGCAGCTTGCAAGAAAGGCCAACTAAGAAGGGAAAAACACGTCAATTTACTTCAATGCCGATTGATACTTTTCTTCAACTTAACAATGAACCTGATGGTGAAGAGCAATTGGATGAGAATGAAGGGGATATTATAGAGGAGCAGGACAAGGATTATATTAATCCAACTGAGGCTGAGAACATAGACAATACTTTGAAAG AGACAACAGTGAAGAAAACACGAGGTCCTACACAATGCTTGAAGATTCATGCAAGACAGATGGAAGATAGAGAAGAAATTACTCTAGATAATGAAGGAGAGGCAATTGGTCCTACTGATGAAGCTGTAAATAACTTGAGCAAATTTTTGGGCACAGTGGTAAGGAATTCAGATTTTTGTCCATTAATTTACACAAATTGGAAGGGGATTAAAGATAAAGAAGCCATTTGGGAATATGTTCAA GCTAAGTTCATTATTGCAACTGAAGGAAAGAGGATAGTCCTTGCTTGTATCAATGACAACTGGAGACGGTATAAGACCACAATCAAGCAAAATTATTTTCTGCCATACAAATGTGTTAATGAAATGCTGAAAAATCGTCCTAAAAGCATACCTGAGAGTCATTTTCGCAAGTTAATTGCTTATTGGAGAACTGAGAAAGTTAAG AAAATGTCTGCGCAGAATAAGAAAAATAGGGCACAACAGAAATTTAGCCATCGAAAGGGACCAATAAATTTTGCAAGAATACGTGCAAGATTG GCTGCTTCTAAGGAAAATAATGAACCACCTACTCAAGCAGAAATGTTTGTTGAGACTCGCCAAAGCACAAAGGGAAAATCATTGGATGAAGACACTTTGGATGTTATT GCACATCTGCAAGCTGAGAATAAAAAGTCTAAAGAATCAGCAATTAGAGCTTTTCAATCCATATTTGGCAAAGAGAAGGCAGGGAGAGTGCGATGTCACGGAAGAGTTACCACACCAACTTTgttgaagaaaaatgaagaaattgcCACCCTTAAGCAGCAACATGCAGTTGAGAAAGCATCATTAGAGGGTAAAGTTGATGTGATGCAAAAAGAAGTAGATGAACTAAAATCGCTTGTTAAGATGATGTTGCAACAAAAAAGTTCAGGAGTGGACCTTGAGATGTTAGCTGCTCAACTAGGAAGCACTTTAGGCAATCCGAACAATGATGCGCATGAGGAG gAAAACTATGTTGAAGGGGAAATCGAACTTGGTTAA